Proteins found in one Pseudoxanthomonas sp. SL93 genomic segment:
- a CDS encoding Trm112 family protein, producing MDRKLLDILCCPTTRQPLSLLDARGLDALNRAIAGGGIKRTDDSTQSEPLREALLTRDRKTVYRVDDGIPVLLAEEAIATTQVGDFPER from the coding sequence ATGGACCGCAAACTGCTGGACATCCTCTGCTGCCCCACCACCCGCCAGCCACTGTCGCTGCTCGACGCGCGCGGACTGGATGCCCTGAACCGCGCCATCGCCGGTGGCGGCATCAAGCGCACGGATGACAGCACCCAGTCCGAGCCGCTGCGCGAAGCGCTGCTGACCCGCGACCGCAAGACCGTCTATCGCGTGGACGACGGCATCCCGGTGCTGCTGGCCGAGGAAGCCATCGCCACCACCCAGGTCGGCGATTTCCCCGAACGATGA
- a CDS encoding cytochrome bc complex cytochrome b subunit — protein MSNVITRTATGVMDWVNARAPGMMPAYRKHMTEYYAPKNFNIWYIFGVLSIVVLVNQILTGIFLTMHFKPSAAEAFASVEYIMRDVEWGWLIRYMHSTGASLFFIVVYIHMFRGLMYGSYQKPRELVWILGMLIYLVLMAEAFLGYVLPWGQMSFWGAKVIISLFGAIPVIGNGLTEWIMGDYLPSDATLNRFFALHVIALPLVLLLLVVLHIFALHEVGSNNPDGVEIKKGPKGNRWSPTAPADGVPFHPYYTVKDGFYVGGFLILAAFIIFFAPAMGGWFLEHDNFTEANKLVTPAHIKPVWYYTPYYAMLRVVPDKLGGVLVMFGAIAILFLVPWLDRAKVKSYRYRGVLSKVLLGVFAICFVWLGKIGAGPGTDPVETIIGRFLTAFYFLFFLTMPIWTKIDKTKPVPDRVTTHD, from the coding sequence ATGAGCAACGTAATTACCCGTACCGCCACGGGCGTGATGGACTGGGTCAACGCGCGCGCACCGGGCATGATGCCTGCGTACCGCAAGCACATGACCGAGTACTACGCGCCGAAGAACTTCAACATCTGGTACATCTTCGGTGTGCTGTCGATCGTGGTGCTGGTCAACCAGATCCTGACCGGCATCTTCCTGACGATGCACTTCAAGCCGAGCGCGGCGGAAGCCTTCGCCTCGGTCGAATACATCATGCGCGACGTGGAGTGGGGCTGGCTGATCCGCTACATGCACAGCACCGGCGCCTCGCTGTTCTTCATCGTCGTCTACATCCACATGTTCCGCGGCCTGATGTACGGCTCTTACCAGAAGCCACGCGAGCTGGTGTGGATCCTGGGCATGCTGATCTACCTGGTGCTGATGGCCGAAGCCTTCCTGGGCTACGTGCTGCCGTGGGGCCAGATGTCGTTCTGGGGCGCCAAGGTCATCATCTCGCTGTTCGGCGCCATCCCGGTGATCGGCAACGGCCTGACCGAGTGGATCATGGGCGACTACCTGCCCAGCGACGCCACGCTGAACCGCTTCTTCGCGCTGCACGTCATCGCGCTGCCGCTGGTGCTGCTGCTGCTGGTGGTGCTGCACATCTTCGCGCTGCATGAAGTGGGTTCGAACAACCCCGATGGCGTCGAGATCAAGAAGGGTCCGAAGGGCAACCGCTGGTCGCCGACCGCGCCTGCCGACGGCGTGCCGTTCCACCCGTACTACACGGTGAAGGATGGCTTCTACGTCGGTGGCTTCCTGATCCTGGCCGCCTTCATCATCTTCTTCGCCCCGGCGATGGGCGGCTGGTTCCTGGAGCACGACAACTTCACCGAGGCCAACAAGCTGGTGACCCCCGCGCACATCAAGCCGGTGTGGTACTACACCCCGTACTACGCAATGTTGCGCGTGGTGCCGGACAAGCTGGGCGGCGTGCTCGTGATGTTCGGCGCCATCGCGATCCTGTTCCTGGTGCCGTGGCTCGACCGCGCCAAGGTCAAGTCCTACCGCTACCGCGGCGTTCTGTCGAAGGTGCTGCTGGGCGTGTTCGCGATCTGCTTCGTGTGGCTGGGCAAGATCGGCGCCGGTCCGGGTACCGATCCGGTGGAAACCATCATCGGCCGCTTCCTGACCGCCTTCTACTTCCTGTTCTTCCTGACGATGCCGATCTGGACCAAGATCGACAAGACCAAGCCGGTGCCGGATCGGGTGACGACGCATGACTAA
- the purE gene encoding 5-(carboxyamino)imidazole ribonucleotide mutase yields the protein MTATVSSPVVGIVMGSRSDWETMQHAAQKLDALGVPYEVKVVSAHRTPDVLFSYAESAGGRGLRAIIAGAGGAAHLPGMLAAKTAVPVLGVPVQSKALNGMDSLLSIVQMPAGIPVATFAIGNAGAANAALFSAALLAPEYPAIGAALAAFRARQTEDVMAHDDPRQ from the coding sequence ATGACCGCCACCGTTTCCAGCCCCGTCGTGGGCATCGTGATGGGTTCCCGCTCCGACTGGGAGACCATGCAGCACGCCGCGCAGAAACTCGATGCGCTGGGTGTTCCCTACGAAGTGAAAGTGGTGTCCGCGCACCGCACACCGGACGTGCTGTTTTCCTATGCCGAATCCGCCGGCGGGCGTGGCCTGCGCGCGATCATCGCCGGCGCCGGAGGCGCGGCGCACCTACCGGGCATGCTGGCAGCCAAGACGGCGGTTCCCGTGCTAGGCGTGCCGGTGCAGTCGAAGGCGCTCAACGGCATGGATTCGCTGCTGTCCATCGTGCAGATGCCGGCCGGCATTCCCGTGGCCACGTTCGCGATCGGCAATGCCGGCGCCGCCAACGCGGCCCTGTTTTCCGCGGCGCTGCTGGCGCCCGAATATCCCGCCATCGGTGCCGCGCTGGCTGCCTTCCGCGCGCGCCAGACCGAAGACGTGATGGCCCACGACGACCCGCGCCAATGA
- the petA gene encoding ubiquinol-cytochrome c reductase iron-sulfur subunit, with product MAIDGVNGPVNTGRRRFLTATTAVVGAVGAGIAAVPFIKSWNPSARAKLAGAPVTADLTGLQEGQRLILEWRGQPIWIVKRSKAILDALPTLDANLRDPLSQNLDQQPSYIKGETRSLKPEISVLVGLCTHLGCSPEMAAEIKPEPYDPDWKGGYFCPCHKSRFDMAGRVFQGVPAPTNLVVPPHYYQDENTLVIGVDPQGAA from the coding sequence ATGGCCATCGATGGGGTCAATGGGCCTGTGAATACGGGCCGACGCCGGTTCCTGACTGCGACCACCGCTGTGGTGGGTGCAGTAGGAGCGGGCATTGCAGCTGTACCTTTTATCAAGTCGTGGAATCCGAGTGCGCGGGCCAAGCTGGCCGGCGCCCCGGTGACTGCCGACCTGACCGGCCTGCAGGAAGGCCAGCGCCTGATCCTGGAATGGCGCGGCCAGCCGATCTGGATCGTGAAGCGTTCCAAGGCGATCCTGGACGCGCTGCCCACGCTGGACGCCAACCTGCGCGATCCGCTGTCGCAGAACCTCGACCAGCAGCCTTCCTACATCAAGGGTGAGACGCGCTCGCTGAAGCCGGAGATCTCCGTGCTCGTGGGCCTGTGCACGCACCTGGGCTGCTCGCCGGAAATGGCGGCCGAGATCAAGCCCGAGCCGTACGATCCGGACTGGAAGGGCGGCTACTTCTGTCCCTGCCACAAGTCGCGTTTCGACATGGCCGGCCGCGTGTTCCAGGGCGTCCCGGCGCCCACCAATCTGGTGGTGCCGCCGCACTACTACCAGGATGAAAACACCCTCGTGATCGGTGTCGACCCGCAGGGGGCCGCGTAA
- the miaB gene encoding tRNA (N6-isopentenyl adenosine(37)-C2)-methylthiotransferase MiaB produces MTGTQAPALPTTAGPAVTDPALVPLPVGRPRAPDQVRGKLYIKTHGCQMNEYDSAKMADVLAASDGLELTDNPEEADVVLVNTCSIREKAQEKVFSQLGRWKALKAGGRDVIIGVGGCVASQEGEAIVKRAPYVDLVFGPQTLHRLPELIRARREQNRPQVDISFPEIEKFDRLPEPRAEGPSAFVSIMEGCSKYCSFCVVPYTRGTEVSRPFEDVLVEVAQLAAQGVREINLLGQNVNAYRGPYGEGEIADLGLLIRTIAEIDGIGRIRFTTSHPLEFSDSLVDAYRDVPQLANFLHLPVQAGSDRILSAMKRGYTALEFKQKIRKLRAVRPDISISSDFIVGFPGETDADFEKTMKLIEDVGFDQSFSFIYSRRPGTPAADLEDDTPDAVKHVRLERLQAHINAHAASISQAMVGTVQSVLVEGPSKKNPNELTGKTENMRPVNFPGHPRLVGQFVDVVITEALTNSLRGRVAGAD; encoded by the coding sequence ATGACCGGGACGCAAGCCCCCGCACTGCCGACCACGGCCGGCCCTGCCGTGACCGACCCCGCCCTCGTTCCGCTGCCCGTCGGTCGCCCCCGTGCGCCCGACCAGGTCCGCGGAAAGCTGTACATCAAGACCCACGGGTGCCAGATGAACGAGTACGACTCGGCCAAGATGGCCGACGTGCTCGCCGCTTCCGATGGGCTGGAGCTGACCGACAACCCCGAGGAAGCGGACGTGGTGCTGGTCAACACCTGCTCCATCCGCGAGAAGGCGCAGGAGAAGGTCTTCAGCCAGTTGGGCCGGTGGAAGGCGCTCAAGGCCGGTGGCCGTGACGTCATCATCGGCGTGGGCGGCTGCGTGGCCTCCCAGGAAGGCGAAGCCATCGTCAAGCGCGCGCCGTACGTCGACCTGGTGTTCGGCCCGCAGACCCTGCACCGCCTGCCGGAACTGATCCGCGCCCGCCGCGAGCAGAACAGGCCGCAGGTGGACATCAGCTTCCCCGAGATCGAGAAGTTCGACCGGCTGCCGGAGCCGCGCGCCGAAGGTCCCTCGGCGTTCGTGTCGATCATGGAAGGCTGCTCGAAGTACTGCTCGTTCTGCGTGGTCCCTTACACCCGCGGCACCGAAGTCAGCCGCCCGTTCGAGGACGTGCTGGTGGAAGTGGCGCAGCTGGCCGCCCAGGGCGTGCGCGAGATCAACCTGCTCGGCCAGAACGTCAATGCCTATCGCGGCCCCTATGGCGAAGGCGAGATCGCGGATCTGGGCCTGCTGATCCGCACCATCGCGGAGATCGACGGCATCGGCCGCATCCGCTTCACCACCTCGCACCCGCTGGAGTTCAGCGACTCGCTGGTGGACGCCTATCGCGACGTGCCGCAACTGGCCAATTTCCTGCACCTGCCGGTGCAGGCCGGCAGCGACCGCATCCTCTCCGCGATGAAGCGCGGCTACACGGCACTGGAGTTCAAGCAGAAGATCCGCAAGCTGCGCGCGGTGCGGCCGGACATCTCGATCAGCTCGGACTTCATCGTCGGCTTCCCGGGGGAGACCGACGCGGACTTCGAGAAGACCATGAAGCTGATCGAGGACGTAGGCTTCGACCAGAGCTTCTCCTTCATCTATTCGCGCCGCCCGGGCACCCCGGCCGCGGACCTGGAAGACGATACGCCGGATGCCGTCAAGCATGTGCGGCTGGAACGGTTGCAGGCGCACATCAACGCCCACGCCGCATCGATCTCGCAGGCGATGGTGGGCACGGTGCAGTCCGTGCTGGTGGAAGGCCCGTCGAAGAAGAATCCCAACGAGCTCACCGGCAAGACAGAGAACATGCGCCCGGTGAACTTCCCCGGCCATCCGCGCCTGGTGGGCCAGTTCGTCGACGTGGTGATCACCGAGGCACTGACCAACTCGCTGCGGGGGCGGGTGGCCGGCGCCGACTGA
- a CDS encoding lytic transglycosylase domain-containing protein, which translates to MRGMRGTLTLLAALAALTALPASAGTLYKCTGPDGVPNYVSKRISGATCQVVSQYTPDRSRPAQVSSVSRPTVASAAPAASAMGAATTPSLSDSATAVVPAAVPTAASAPPAANTRRVVSGQVYSYIKDGVRHYTSSRPRGGTQVASLRTIKYSYIETCFACGNPGVDFGRLRLNTAAYQAEIAAASREFGVEEAILRAIMHAESSYNPMALSHAGAQGLMQLMPATARRFGVTDSYNPGQNIRGGAQYLAWLLKRFNGNLTLAAAGYNAGEGAVDRHGGVPPYKETQRYVQRVAVLADRYRQAVSAR; encoded by the coding sequence CTGCGCGGCATGAGGGGGACTCTGACGCTTCTGGCCGCACTGGCCGCGTTGACCGCACTGCCGGCCAGCGCGGGCACGCTGTACAAGTGCACCGGCCCCGACGGCGTGCCGAACTACGTCAGCAAGCGCATCAGCGGCGCCACCTGCCAGGTGGTCAGCCAGTACACGCCGGATCGTAGCCGGCCTGCGCAGGTGTCTTCGGTTTCCCGCCCGACGGTCGCCTCCGCGGCACCCGCCGCCAGCGCGATGGGGGCGGCCACCACGCCGTCGCTTTCCGATTCCGCCACCGCCGTGGTCCCTGCCGCCGTGCCGACCGCGGCGTCCGCCCCGCCTGCCGCCAACACGCGCCGCGTGGTCAGCGGGCAGGTCTACTCCTACATCAAGGATGGCGTGCGCCACTACACCAGCAGCCGCCCGCGCGGCGGCACCCAGGTGGCCAGCCTGCGCACCATCAAGTACAGCTACATCGAGACCTGCTTCGCCTGCGGCAACCCGGGCGTGGATTTTGGACGGCTGCGGTTGAATACCGCCGCCTACCAGGCCGAAATCGCCGCGGCCTCGCGCGAGTTCGGCGTCGAAGAGGCCATCCTGCGCGCGATCATGCACGCCGAATCGTCCTACAACCCGATGGCGCTCTCGCATGCCGGCGCGCAGGGCCTGATGCAGCTGATGCCGGCCACCGCGCGGCGGTTCGGGGTCACCGATTCGTACAACCCCGGGCAGAACATCCGCGGCGGCGCGCAATACCTGGCGTGGCTGCTGAAGCGCTTCAACGGCAACCTGACCCTGGCCGCCGCCGGCTACAACGCCGGCGAGGGTGCCGTCGATCGCCACGGTGGCGTGCCGCCGTACAAGGAAACCCAGCGCTACGTGCAACGCGTCGCCGTGCTGGCCGACCGTTATCGTCAGGCCGTGTCCGCGCGCTGA
- a CDS encoding ABC transporter ATP-binding protein has protein sequence MRVRGLTKRFGALVAVNDVDLDVPRRHVYGFLGPNGSGKSTTIRMLCGLLTPSAGDIEVLGLRIPEQAEQLRTRIGYMTQKFSLFEDLTVRENLEFLAAVQGMARAQAKRRIDELVEQYHFHDRQKQLAGTMSGGQKQRLALAGAVIHSPELLFLDEPTSAVDPESRRDFWEKLFELADAGTTLLVSTHYMDEAERCHRIAILDRGVLVADGTPDMLTGELAGRTLVVEAPEPRRAQKALVGLPGVLSVAQIGNVLRVLLAGAEQATERVAQGLRAAGIEADVSAVSPNLEDVFVSATRDQPAREEAA, from the coding sequence ATCCGCGTCCGCGGGCTGACCAAGCGCTTCGGCGCGCTGGTGGCGGTGAACGACGTCGACCTCGACGTGCCGCGGCGCCATGTCTACGGCTTCCTTGGCCCGAACGGGTCAGGCAAGTCGACGACCATCCGCATGCTGTGCGGGCTGCTGACGCCCAGCGCGGGCGACATCGAAGTGCTCGGCCTGCGCATTCCCGAGCAGGCCGAGCAGCTGCGCACGCGCATCGGCTACATGACCCAGAAGTTCTCGCTGTTCGAGGACCTGACCGTGCGCGAGAACCTGGAATTCCTCGCCGCCGTCCAGGGCATGGCCCGCGCGCAGGCGAAGCGGAGGATCGACGAGCTCGTCGAGCAGTACCACTTCCATGACCGGCAGAAGCAACTCGCGGGCACGATGAGCGGCGGACAGAAGCAGCGCCTGGCGCTGGCCGGCGCGGTGATCCACTCGCCGGAACTGCTGTTCCTCGACGAGCCCACCAGCGCAGTGGACCCGGAGTCGCGCCGCGACTTCTGGGAGAAGCTGTTCGAGCTCGCCGACGCCGGCACCACGCTGTTGGTGTCCACGCACTACATGGACGAAGCCGAGCGCTGCCACCGCATCGCCATCCTTGATCGCGGCGTACTGGTGGCCGACGGCACGCCCGACATGCTGACCGGCGAGCTCGCCGGCCGCACGCTGGTGGTGGAAGCCCCGGAACCCCGACGGGCGCAGAAAGCGCTGGTCGGACTGCCGGGGGTTCTCAGCGTGGCGCAGATCGGCAATGTGCTGCGCGTACTGCTGGCCGGGGCCGAACAGGCGACGGAGCGAGTCGCGCAGGGTCTGCGCGCAGCCGGCATCGAGGCGGACGTGTCCGCCGTGTCGCCCAACCTCGAGGACGTCTTCGTTTCCGCCACGCGCGACCAGCCGGCGCGCGAGGAGGCCGCATGA
- a CDS encoding ClpXP protease specificity-enhancing factor, with protein sequence MSDSTPRMTSHRPYLLRALNEWIADNGMTPHLLVDATLAGVQVPASAVKEGKVVLNIAERAVVRLMIDNEAVSFTARFGGVSYPVHVPISAVLAIYSRETGQGMALPDDIGPTQEPDGDDEPPSPETPPTDDAPAPGKRPSFLRVVK encoded by the coding sequence ATGAGCGACTCCACGCCCCGCATGACCAGCCATCGTCCGTACCTGCTGCGGGCGTTGAATGAGTGGATTGCCGACAATGGCATGACGCCGCACCTGCTGGTGGATGCGACCCTGGCAGGCGTGCAGGTGCCTGCCAGTGCGGTGAAGGAAGGCAAGGTGGTGCTGAACATCGCCGAGCGGGCGGTGGTGCGATTGATGATCGACAACGAGGCCGTCAGCTTCACCGCCCGCTTCGGTGGCGTGAGCTATCCGGTGCACGTGCCGATCAGTGCGGTGCTGGCGATCTACTCGCGCGAGACCGGGCAGGGGATGGCGCTGCCGGATGACATCGGGCCCACGCAGGAGCCCGATGGCGACGATGAACCTCCCTCACCCGAGACGCCGCCGACCGATGATGCGCCTGCCCCCGGGAAGCGCCCGTCCTTCCTGCGCGTGGTGAAGTAA
- a CDS encoding DUF3301 domain-containing protein, giving the protein MSPLTALLSLIAAGAFFAYWNAARAAAERAGALGRNACTAAGVIWLDQSVHASGLRVCRGEDGWLGFERSFRFEYSHDGIDRHIGKLVLRKGELVSFVGPVMPSARSLDLH; this is encoded by the coding sequence ATGTCGCCGCTGACCGCCCTCCTGTCACTGATCGCCGCCGGCGCCTTCTTCGCCTACTGGAACGCCGCGCGTGCCGCCGCCGAACGGGCCGGTGCGCTCGGCCGCAATGCATGCACGGCGGCCGGCGTCATCTGGCTGGACCAGAGCGTGCATGCCAGCGGGCTGCGCGTATGCCGTGGCGAGGATGGCTGGCTGGGATTCGAACGCAGCTTCCGCTTCGAGTACTCGCACGATGGCATCGACCGCCACATCGGCAAGCTGGTGCTGCGGAAGGGCGAACTGGTGTCGTTCGTGGGCCCGGTGATGCCTTCGGCCAGGTCGCTCGACCTGCATTGA
- the nadC gene encoding carboxylating nicotinate-nucleotide diphosphorylase, protein MSGRPVPPPAGLIDQDVARALAEDVGSGDVTAALLPDIADIAYLLCKEEAVVAGQPWFDACHRALDPDVRIDWRVHDGHHVAAGTVLATLSGRARALVTAERSALNFMQTLSGTATTTATYVDAVRGTGCVILDTRKTLPGLRLAQKYAVRCGGGHNHRIGLFDTVMLKENHVRAAGSLTAAIRAARQAQPMLPLIVEVETLAQLDEALGEGCERILIDDFDAATRREAVRRAKSAPFNGRIPLEVSGGVDLTTLRGIAEDGVDFVSIGGLTKHVRAIDLSMKLGPAP, encoded by the coding sequence ATGAGCGGACGTCCTGTCCCGCCGCCTGCCGGCCTGATCGACCAGGACGTCGCCCGTGCCCTGGCCGAGGACGTGGGGTCCGGCGACGTGACCGCGGCACTGCTGCCGGACATCGCCGACATCGCCTACCTGCTGTGCAAGGAAGAGGCGGTCGTTGCCGGGCAGCCGTGGTTCGACGCCTGCCACCGCGCGCTGGACCCGGACGTACGCATCGACTGGCGAGTGCACGACGGCCACCACGTCGCGGCGGGTACCGTGCTGGCCACGCTGTCGGGGCGCGCCCGCGCGCTGGTGACCGCCGAGCGTTCGGCACTGAACTTCATGCAGACCCTGTCGGGTACCGCCACGACCACCGCCACCTACGTCGACGCCGTGCGCGGCACCGGCTGCGTGATCCTGGACACGCGCAAGACCCTGCCCGGCCTGCGCCTGGCGCAGAAGTACGCCGTTCGCTGCGGCGGCGGACACAACCATCGCATCGGCCTGTTCGATACGGTGATGCTGAAGGAGAACCATGTGCGCGCCGCCGGGTCGCTGACCGCAGCCATCCGCGCCGCACGGCAGGCCCAGCCCATGCTGCCGCTGATCGTGGAAGTGGAAACACTGGCGCAACTCGACGAGGCTCTCGGCGAGGGCTGCGAGCGCATCCTGATCGACGATTTCGATGCCGCCACGCGGCGCGAGGCGGTCCGTCGCGCGAAATCCGCGCCGTTCAACGGTCGCATTCCGCTGGAAGTATCCGGTGGCGTCGACCTGACCACGTTGCGTGGCATCGCCGAGGACGGCGTGGACTTCGTGTCGATCGGCGGCCTGACCAAGCATGTCCGCGCCATCGACCTGTCGATGAAACTCGGCCCCGCGCCGTGA
- a CDS encoding glutathione S-transferase N-terminal domain-containing protein, with translation MAASPRMRNTLTLFSSTDDVLCHRVRLVLAAKGVSYDLVPVDPQNPPEDLIDLNPYHSVPTLVERDLVLYAASVVSEYLDERYPHPPLMPVDPLSRARLRLAMLRIEHDWVPQVQAIQLGNKAQAEAGRKRLKELLTASVPLFKASKFFLNPEMSLADCAMAPIIWRLPSLDVPLPKDGKAIEDYGNRIFRNPGFVRSLTDAEKKLREIPA, from the coding sequence ATGGCTGCGAGTCCACGTATGCGCAATACACTGACTTTGTTTTCCTCCACCGATGATGTGCTCTGCCACCGCGTGCGCCTGGTGCTGGCCGCCAAGGGCGTCAGCTACGACCTGGTGCCGGTGGATCCGCAGAACCCGCCCGAAGACCTCATCGATCTGAATCCCTACCACTCGGTTCCCACCCTGGTGGAACGCGACCTGGTGCTGTACGCCGCCTCGGTGGTCAGCGAATACCTCGACGAACGCTATCCGCATCCGCCGCTGATGCCGGTCGATCCGCTGTCGCGTGCGCGCCTGCGCCTGGCGATGCTGCGCATCGAGCACGACTGGGTGCCGCAGGTGCAGGCCATCCAGCTGGGCAACAAGGCCCAGGCCGAAGCCGGCCGCAAGCGCCTGAAGGAACTGCTGACGGCCTCGGTGCCGCTGTTCAAGGCGAGCAAGTTCTTCCTCAATCCCGAGATGAGCCTGGCCGACTGCGCCATGGCGCCGATCATCTGGCGCCTGCCGTCGCTGGACGTCCCGCTGCCCAAGGACGGCAAGGCCATCGAGGATTACGGCAACCGCATCTTCCGCAATCCCGGCTTTGTGCGCAGCCTGACCGATGCGGAAAAGAAGTTGCGCGAAATCCCGGCCTGA
- a CDS encoding ABC transporter permease: protein MKFQRLMAVMVKELRQMRRDRITLAMIVGIPVMQLLLFGYAINTNLRDLSAGIADQSRTAASRALVMDIVATGVVAPTQEAATPQELVQAMRRGEISIGIVIPPDYERRLAEGREAVQIFVDGSDNAVQSAAAQLAQMPLNGSTSPLATRAISVVGFYNPQRRSAVNIVPGLIGVILTMTMVLFTGVAIVRERERGNMELLIATPVSSAELMIGKVLPYVAIGLVQTTVVLALGMWLFNVPLGGSLLHVYIAACLLIVANLTLGLLISTRAQSQFQAMQMTFFVFLPSILLSGFMFPFAGMPKVVQWIAEALPLTHFLRLIRGVMLRGANLWELWPDVLALLAFTTVMMTAAILRFRKRLD, encoded by the coding sequence ATGAAATTCCAGCGCCTGATGGCCGTGATGGTGAAGGAGTTGCGGCAGATGCGCCGCGACCGCATCACCCTGGCGATGATCGTCGGCATCCCGGTGATGCAGCTGCTGCTGTTCGGCTACGCCATCAATACCAACCTGCGCGACCTGTCCGCCGGCATCGCCGACCAGTCGCGCACCGCCGCCTCGCGCGCGCTGGTAATGGACATCGTCGCCACCGGCGTGGTCGCGCCGACGCAGGAAGCCGCGACGCCGCAGGAACTGGTGCAGGCGATGCGCCGCGGCGAGATCAGCATCGGCATCGTCATCCCGCCGGACTACGAACGCCGCCTTGCCGAGGGGCGCGAAGCGGTGCAGATCTTCGTCGATGGCAGCGACAACGCGGTGCAGAGCGCCGCCGCGCAGCTGGCGCAGATGCCGCTGAATGGCAGCACGAGTCCGCTGGCGACGCGCGCGATCAGCGTGGTCGGCTTCTACAACCCGCAACGGCGCTCGGCGGTGAACATCGTGCCGGGGCTGATCGGCGTGATCCTGACGATGACGATGGTGCTGTTCACCGGCGTGGCCATCGTGCGCGAACGCGAGCGCGGCAACATGGAGCTGCTGATCGCCACGCCGGTGAGCAGCGCCGAACTGATGATCGGCAAGGTGCTGCCCTACGTGGCCATCGGCCTGGTGCAGACGACGGTGGTGCTGGCGCTGGGCATGTGGCTGTTCAACGTGCCGCTCGGCGGCAGCCTGCTGCATGTCTACATCGCCGCCTGCCTGCTGATCGTGGCCAACCTGACGCTGGGCCTGCTGATCTCGACCCGCGCGCAATCGCAGTTCCAGGCCATGCAGATGACGTTCTTCGTCTTCCTGCCCTCGATCCTGCTGTCGGGCTTCATGTTCCCGTTCGCCGGCATGCCGAAGGTCGTGCAGTGGATCGCCGAGGCACTGCCGCTGACCCACTTCCTGCGCCTGATCCGCGGCGTGATGCTGCGCGGCGCGAACCTGTGGGAGCTGTGGCCCGACGTGCTGGCCCTGCTGGCCTTCACCACGGTGATGATGACGGCGGCGATCCTGCGCTTCCGCAAGCGGCTGGACTGA
- a CDS encoding cytochrome c1 gives MTKTFASRLAVFASGLLISISVFAAEGGDKLQAGNDLGDRASLQRGAQLYMNNCSGCHSLKYMRYSRMAEDLGLTEDEVMKNLNFTGAKFGEQIQVSMPTAAGEKWFGKMPPDLSVISRVRGSDWIYTYLKSFYLDESRPLGWNNKLFPNASMPNPLWEMQGLQHAEFGKLDEATGERPVVGLKVTQPGTQTAQEFDQTARDITNFLEYVGEPAALKRQSMGVWVILFLAALTFLAYLLKQEYWKDVH, from the coding sequence ATGACTAAGACTTTCGCCTCTCGCCTAGCTGTCTTCGCCAGCGGGTTGCTGATCTCGATCTCCGTGTTCGCCGCCGAGGGTGGCGACAAGCTGCAGGCCGGCAACGACCTCGGCGACCGCGCTTCGCTGCAGCGCGGTGCGCAGCTGTACATGAACAACTGCTCCGGCTGCCACTCGCTGAAGTACATGCGCTATTCGCGCATGGCCGAAGACCTGGGCCTGACCGAAGACGAGGTGATGAAGAACCTCAACTTCACCGGCGCCAAGTTCGGCGAACAGATCCAGGTGTCCATGCCCACCGCCGCTGGCGAGAAGTGGTTCGGCAAGATGCCGCCGGACCTGAGCGTCATCTCGCGCGTGCGCGGCAGCGACTGGATCTATACCTACCTGAAGTCGTTCTACCTGGACGAGTCGCGCCCGCTGGGCTGGAACAACAAGCTGTTCCCGAATGCGTCGATGCCCAACCCGTTGTGGGAAATGCAGGGCCTGCAGCACGCCGAGTTCGGCAAGCTGGACGAAGCGACGGGCGAGCGCCCGGTGGTGGGCCTGAAGGTCACCCAGCCCGGCACCCAAACCGCGCAGGAGTTCGACCAGACCGCGCGCGACATCACCAACTTCCTGGAGTATGTCGGCGAGCCGGCGGCCCTGAAGCGCCAGAGCATGGGCGTGTGGGTGATCCTGTTCCTGGCAGCGCTGACGTTCCTGGCCTACCTGCTGAAGCAGGAGTACTGGAAAGACGTCCACTAA